From Dehalococcoidales bacterium, a single genomic window includes:
- a CDS encoding MBL fold metallo-hydrolase: MEKITNNVYMGNTFRGCNSSFVVTSAGVVVIDTPMVPAEAKQWRQEIEKHGEIKYVINGEPHNDHVAGNCWMGGTLVAQEGTRTVIRQNRKEDLEGQMKWMAPDAVPLPKEFHFRLPDITFSHNLTIYLGEHTFQLMHMPGHTPSEVAVYVPEEKVLFTSDNVIMGMPIMISAVPDAWLESLKKLQKLDVNKVIPGHGPAMDKSALQTMYDSVAYCTTELKTAVARGWSLQEVQEKVTFAEKWPLMPGDPMKSMRYECLAYMYGQLSKK, from the coding sequence ATGGAAAAAATCACAAATAACGTGTACATGGGGAACACTTTCCGCGGTTGCAACTCCAGCTTCGTGGTAACCTCGGCGGGAGTGGTGGTTATCGATACGCCGATGGTACCGGCGGAGGCTAAACAATGGCGGCAGGAAATAGAAAAACACGGCGAGATTAAATACGTTATCAACGGCGAACCCCATAACGACCACGTGGCCGGGAACTGCTGGATGGGCGGGACACTGGTCGCCCAGGAAGGCACCCGCACGGTAATACGGCAGAACCGCAAGGAAGACCTCGAAGGGCAGATGAAATGGATGGCGCCGGATGCCGTCCCGCTCCCCAAAGAATTTCACTTCCGCCTGCCGGATATCACTTTCTCACACAACCTGACCATTTACCTGGGCGAGCACACCTTCCAGCTGATGCACATGCCGGGTCATACCCCCTCCGAGGTAGCCGTTTACGTACCGGAGGAAAAGGTGCTCTTCACTTCCGATAACGTTATCATGGGCATGCCGATTATGATATCGGCGGTGCCGGATGCCTGGCTGGAATCCTTGAAGAAACTTCAGAAGCTGGACGTAAATAAGGTCATCCCCGGTCACGGCCCGGCCATGGATAAGTCCGCCCTGCAAACTATGTATGACAGCGTAGCGTACTGCACCACGGAGCTTAAAACCGCCGTCGCCAGGGGCTGGAGCCTCCAGGAAGTGCAGGAAAAGGTCACTTTCGCGGAAAAATGGCCGCTGATGCCGGGCGACCCGATGAAATCCATGCGGTACGAATGCCTCGCCTACATGTACGGGCAGCTGTCAAAGAAATAA
- a CDS encoding aldehyde dehydrogenase family protein, whose protein sequence is MDSYKMWIGGEFVDAASGQTYKVVNPATEEEITRLPLGGKEDVAKAVAAAKNAFPVWSKKSQDERTNILNQIAVTMREYIPELAMLDTLDHGTPGKMAVGMMMGGPKQLEWAGQASRALMGEYIPSSRANTAFWLKREPVGVCALIIPWNGPLAMLITKMAQALAVGNTCVIKPPSIDSITSLKFAEILAKCNLPAGTVNIITGPGGTVGEAMATHPDVALVSFTGSCETGKRIMELASKTVKRVSLELGGKNPFIVLADASLDMAVNCAVRCTQMNSGMICASPGRYYIHESLHDSFVEKYVAGAGKWVVGDPNDDKTMMGPVVSAEHRDHIERLVKKGIEEGAKVVLGGQRPTTPPLNKGYYVVPTALTGVTQNMTIAREEIFGPVAVIMKYSDENKVIEMANDNTFGLSASVWTKNAAKGIRFANEINAGAVWINDHMIIGNELPWGGFKESGFGKENHVVGLEEYTQFKLISLDLTE, encoded by the coding sequence ATGGATAGCTATAAAATGTGGATCGGCGGGGAATTTGTGGACGCGGCTTCCGGCCAGACCTATAAGGTGGTCAATCCGGCCACGGAAGAAGAAATAACCCGGCTGCCACTGGGCGGCAAAGAGGACGTGGCTAAAGCCGTGGCGGCGGCCAAAAATGCTTTCCCGGTGTGGTCGAAAAAATCCCAGGACGAGCGCACCAATATCCTTAACCAGATAGCCGTCACCATGAGGGAATACATCCCCGAGCTGGCCATGCTGGATACGCTGGACCACGGCACGCCGGGGAAAATGGCGGTGGGGATGATGATGGGCGGCCCCAAGCAACTGGAATGGGCGGGGCAGGCCAGCCGCGCTTTGATGGGCGAATATATCCCCTCCTCCCGGGCTAATACCGCTTTCTGGCTCAAGCGCGAGCCGGTGGGCGTTTGCGCTCTTATCATCCCGTGGAACGGCCCGCTGGCCATGCTCATCACCAAAATGGCACAGGCGCTGGCCGTGGGCAATACCTGCGTCATCAAACCTCCGAGTATAGATTCCATCACCTCTTTGAAATTCGCGGAAATCCTGGCCAAGTGCAATTTACCGGCAGGTACGGTAAATATCATCACCGGCCCCGGCGGCACGGTGGGCGAAGCAATGGCCACCCACCCGGACGTGGCTTTAGTGTCCTTTACCGGCAGCTGTGAAACCGGCAAGAGAATCATGGAACTCGCCAGCAAGACGGTAAAGCGCGTCAGCCTGGAACTGGGCGGGAAGAATCCTTTCATCGTGCTGGCGGACGCCAGCCTGGATATGGCAGTGAACTGCGCGGTGCGCTGCACCCAGATGAACAGCGGCATGATATGCGCTTCCCCCGGCCGTTATTACATCCATGAAAGCCTCCACGACTCCTTCGTGGAAAAATATGTCGCCGGAGCCGGCAAATGGGTGGTCGGCGACCCCAACGATGACAAAACGATGATGGGACCCGTAGTAAGCGCCGAGCACCGCGACCACATCGAGCGACTGGTCAAAAAAGGCATTGAAGAAGGCGCCAAGGTGGTATTGGGCGGACAGCGTCCCACCACCCCGCCTCTGAATAAAGGATACTACGTGGTACCCACCGCTCTTACCGGCGTTACCCAAAATATGACTATCGCCCGGGAGGAAATTTTCGGGCCGGTAGCTGTAATCATGAAATACTCCGATGAAAACAAAGTCATCGAGATGGCTAACGACAACACCTTCGGGCTTTCCGCCTCGGTATGGACGAAGAACGCCGCCAAAGGCATCCGCTTCGCCAACGAGATTAATGCCGGCGCCGTCTGGATTAACGACCATATGATAATCGGGAACGAGTTGCCCTGGGGCGGCTTTAAGGAAAGCGGCTTCGGCAAAGAAAACCACGTGGTCGGGTTGGAAGAATATACCCAGTTCAAGCTTATCTCCCTAGACCTGACCGAATAA
- a CDS encoding aldehyde dehydrogenase family protein, which yields MKNYKMWIGGEWVDAVSGKTYTAVNPATGEPIASIPLGDKADVDKAVAAARKAYAVWSKVPQSERCGIMLQIASALKKRVDELVEVEILDHATPVKFAKNMAAEAGTHFEYAAMVTRGFWSETVPVNRNHKLYLQREPRGVCAAIVPWNTPIPMSTQKLSGSLSTGNACVLKPPSVDSLPSLKLAEIIEDTGLLPKGLLNVVTGPGGVVGEALASHPGVNMVSFTGSCEVGKRIMSCASATVKHLGLELGGKNPFIVFEDVDVDAVVAKAVFASTLNSGMVCASPGRYYLHEKIHDEFVEKFVKALKNVVVGDPNDEKTDMGPVVSAEHRDRVEYYIKKGIEEGANLLLGGKRPTQPPLNKGFFVMPTVFTGITPEMTIYREEIFGPVACIVKPFKTEEEVIAAANDNTFGLGASVWAGDTGRAMRVANEIEAGTVWINDHMFIAPDLPWGGFKESGLGKEGSVLGILEYTQLKVVSVNLNK from the coding sequence ATGAAAAATTACAAGATGTGGATAGGTGGGGAATGGGTGGACGCCGTATCCGGCAAAACATATACCGCCGTTAATCCGGCCACCGGAGAGCCAATCGCCAGTATTCCTTTGGGCGATAAGGCGGACGTGGATAAAGCCGTAGCTGCTGCCAGGAAGGCTTACGCCGTCTGGTCGAAGGTGCCGCAATCGGAGCGCTGCGGCATAATGCTCCAGATTGCCAGCGCTCTAAAAAAACGCGTCGATGAACTGGTGGAAGTAGAAATCCTCGACCATGCCACGCCGGTCAAGTTCGCCAAGAATATGGCGGCGGAAGCCGGTACGCATTTTGAATACGCGGCCATGGTCACCCGGGGATTCTGGAGCGAAACCGTTCCTGTTAACCGCAATCATAAACTATATCTCCAGCGCGAACCACGCGGTGTCTGCGCCGCGATTGTTCCCTGGAACACGCCCATTCCCATGTCTACCCAGAAGCTCTCCGGCTCTCTCTCCACGGGTAATGCCTGCGTGCTCAAGCCACCGAGCGTTGACTCTCTCCCTTCACTGAAACTTGCCGAGATTATTGAAGATACGGGACTTCTCCCCAAGGGATTGCTCAATGTAGTCACCGGGCCGGGCGGCGTGGTGGGTGAAGCCCTGGCGTCTCACCCGGGCGTTAACATGGTTTCATTCACCGGCAGCTGCGAGGTTGGCAAACGGATAATGTCCTGCGCCAGCGCCACGGTCAAGCACCTCGGGCTGGAACTGGGCGGCAAGAATCCTTTCATCGTCTTCGAGGATGTGGATGTAGATGCTGTCGTAGCCAAGGCGGTATTCGCCTCGACTCTCAATAGCGGCATGGTGTGCGCCTCGCCGGGCCGGTACTATCTCCACGAGAAAATTCACGATGAATTCGTGGAAAAGTTCGTTAAAGCCTTGAAAAATGTGGTGGTCGGCGACCCCAATGATGAAAAGACGGATATGGGCCCGGTGGTCAGCGCCGAGCACCGCGACAGGGTGGAATATTACATTAAAAAAGGCATCGAGGAAGGGGCCAACCTGTTACTCGGCGGCAAGCGTCCCACCCAACCCCCGCTGAATAAAGGTTTCTTCGTTATGCCTACCGTTTTCACCGGCATCACCCCGGAAATGACCATCTACCGGGAAGAAATCTTCGGGCCGGTGGCCTGCATCGTCAAACCGTTCAAAACGGAAGAAGAAGTTATTGCCGCCGCCAACGATAATACCTTCGGGCTGGGGGCATCGGTCTGGGCGGGCGATACCGGCCGGGCGATGCGCGTGGCTAATGAAATAGAAGCCGGCACGGTCTGGATTAACGACCACATGTTCATCGCCCCCGATTTACCCTGGGGCGGCTTTAAGGAAAGCGGCCTCGGCAAAGAGGGCTCGGTACTCGGTATACTGGAATACACACAGCTTAAAGTGGTTTCCGTTAACCTGAACAAATAA
- a CDS encoding aldehyde dehydrogenase family protein yields MVGSATGDTFPTFNPATGEVIAQIPLAGQQDIDNAVAAAREAYESWSRLRQAERSNYVMKIGAAIKENIDDLAKLETLEHGTPVSDTSGALNAAAGDMEYAASAARSLMGDYIPALPNILTYLRREPVGVCALITPWNHALGMMAVKLGQALATGNTAIIKPPSVNSLIGLRFAELLNTIGLPPGVVNVITGPGSTVGEALVSHPGVDVIGFTGSSETGKALMAAGSRTLKKLIMELGGNNPVIVLEDADVDEAVKYHAPRQYHNAGQHCSGAGRYYVHAEVYEKFVEKYIALSKDVVVGDPSDVKTFLGPVASKEHRDRLENYIKSGVEEGARLVLGGKRPTTPPLDKGFFIMPTVFTHVKEEMKIGREETFGPIAVIMEPFTSEDEIIKKANNTRYGLCATVWTKDVPKGLRFVDRLHTGTVNINTQVLTSELPWGGFKESGFGKEGSMEGLLGYTQLKMVCLKYA; encoded by the coding sequence TTGGTCGGCTCCGCAACCGGGGATACTTTTCCCACTTTCAACCCCGCCACCGGTGAAGTTATCGCCCAGATACCCCTGGCCGGGCAGCAGGATATTGATAATGCGGTAGCGGCCGCCCGCGAGGCATATGAAAGCTGGTCGCGGCTAAGGCAAGCCGAACGTTCCAATTACGTCATGAAAATCGGCGCCGCCATCAAAGAAAACATAGATGATTTAGCTAAACTGGAGACACTGGAACACGGTACGCCGGTCAGCGATACCTCCGGGGCTTTAAACGCGGCGGCGGGGGATATGGAATACGCGGCTTCCGCTGCCCGTTCTCTAATGGGCGACTATATTCCGGCGCTGCCTAATATTCTCACCTACCTGCGCCGGGAGCCGGTAGGTGTTTGCGCTTTAATTACACCGTGGAATCATGCCCTGGGTATGATGGCCGTCAAGCTGGGACAGGCTTTAGCCACTGGCAATACCGCCATTATCAAACCGCCCAGCGTGAACTCTCTTATTGGCTTAAGGTTCGCCGAGTTGCTGAACACCATTGGTCTGCCGCCCGGCGTAGTTAATGTTATCACCGGTCCCGGCAGCACCGTGGGTGAGGCGCTGGTGAGTCATCCCGGCGTGGATGTCATCGGCTTTACCGGCAGTTCGGAGACCGGCAAGGCTTTAATGGCCGCCGGCAGCCGGACGCTCAAGAAACTGATTATGGAGCTCGGCGGGAACAATCCGGTCATAGTCCTGGAAGACGCGGATGTGGACGAGGCGGTTAAGTACCACGCCCCCCGGCAATACCACAATGCCGGGCAACATTGTTCGGGCGCCGGCCGCTACTACGTCCATGCCGAAGTCTATGAGAAATTCGTTGAAAAATACATCGCTCTGTCGAAAGATGTCGTCGTCGGTGACCCGTCCGACGTTAAAACGTTTTTAGGTCCGGTGGCCAGCAAAGAGCACCGTGACCGACTCGAAAATTATATCAAGTCCGGCGTGGAAGAAGGAGCGCGGCTGGTGCTGGGCGGTAAAAGACCGACTACCCCGCCGCTGGACAAAGGCTTCTTCATTATGCCCACGGTTTTTACCCATGTCAAAGAAGAAATGAAAATAGGCCGGGAAGAGACTTTCGGCCCCATCGCCGTGATTATGGAGCCGTTTACGTCAGAAGATGAAATTATAAAGAAAGCCAACAACACGCGCTATGGCTTGTGCGCCACCGTCTGGACGAAGGACGTGCCAAAAGGTCTGCGCTTTGTAGACCGGCTGCATACCGGCACCGTCAACATCAATACCCAGGTGCTTACCTCGGAGCTGCCATGGGGCGGTTTTAAAGAGAGCGGCTTCGGCAAGGAAGGCTCCATGGAAGGTCTCCTCGGATACACTCAGTTGAAAATGGTCTGCCTGAAATATGCATAA
- a CDS encoding aldehyde dehydrogenase family protein produces the protein MSREYRALIDGKLIPSPPGETMEVINPANGKIAGLAPKCTPAEINKAVAAARKAAPAWAALTVAERGKVLHALGQAIAARGDELAKLETTQYGGPLWKTTSFDMPFIPDMLDFYAGTARAMSGKTLPVGPTCTSMTVREPLGVVGLITPWNFPLITVIAKLAPALIMGNTCVVKPPSCAPLTTLILGEITVDIGMPPGVVNIVTGPGGTVGEALVKHPDVDKIAFTGDSIVGKRIMSLASDTVKPLFMELGGKNAFIILADADMESTVEGAVWSAFYNSGQNCASVSRFLVHEDVYDEFAEKFVAAAKKVTYGDPMKMSNMMGPLAYKGHRDSVEKYIASAKKSGAKLLLGGERPDTPDTRDGYFVAPTIFGECNNQMEFMREEIFGPVVGLIRVKSAGEAVAVTNDTRYGLCASVWTRDLRTALVMSQQLKVGTVWVNQHLCIVFEVPWGGVKESGFGKENSTLCLEEYSVIKHIWIDLVGNPATPWHDKV, from the coding sequence ATGAGCAGAGAATACCGGGCGTTAATCGACGGTAAGTTAATACCGTCTCCTCCCGGTGAGACGATGGAGGTTATCAACCCGGCTAACGGGAAGATAGCGGGGCTCGCCCCCAAGTGTACCCCCGCCGAGATTAATAAAGCCGTGGCCGCGGCGCGGAAAGCCGCACCGGCCTGGGCGGCGCTGACGGTGGCGGAACGCGGCAAAGTGCTGCACGCCCTGGGGCAGGCTATCGCCGCCCGCGGGGATGAATTAGCTAAACTGGAAACGACGCAGTACGGCGGGCCGCTCTGGAAAACTACCAGCTTCGATATGCCCTTTATCCCGGATATGCTGGATTTTTACGCCGGGACAGCCAGGGCGATGTCCGGTAAAACCTTACCCGTTGGCCCTACCTGCACCTCCATGACGGTGCGGGAGCCGCTAGGGGTGGTGGGGCTGATTACGCCATGGAACTTCCCGCTCATTACCGTCATTGCCAAACTGGCGCCGGCGCTCATCATGGGCAATACCTGCGTGGTCAAACCGCCCTCCTGTGCCCCGCTCACCACCCTGATACTCGGGGAGATTACGGTGGATATCGGGATGCCGCCGGGGGTGGTGAACATCGTTACCGGGCCGGGCGGTACGGTAGGGGAGGCCCTGGTAAAACACCCGGACGTGGACAAGATAGCCTTTACCGGCGACTCTATAGTAGGGAAGCGCATCATGAGCCTGGCTAGCGATACGGTCAAGCCGCTGTTCATGGAGCTGGGCGGTAAGAACGCTTTTATCATCCTGGCTGACGCGGACATGGAGTCAACGGTGGAAGGGGCGGTCTGGAGCGCTTTCTACAATTCCGGCCAGAACTGTGCCTCGGTAAGCCGTTTCCTGGTGCACGAGGATGTTTACGACGAGTTTGCGGAAAAGTTCGTGGCCGCCGCTAAAAAAGTTACTTATGGCGACCCCATGAAAATGTCTAATATGATGGGACCACTCGCTTACAAAGGTCACCGCGATAGCGTGGAAAAGTATATCGCCTCGGCTAAGAAGTCGGGTGCCAAGCTGCTTTTAGGCGGCGAGCGTCCTGATACGCCGGATACCAGAGACGGCTACTTCGTGGCGCCCACCATTTTTGGCGAATGCAATAACCAGATGGAGTTCATGCGGGAAGAGATTTTCGGGCCGGTGGTCGGGCTTATCCGTGTTAAAAGCGCCGGGGAAGCCGTGGCCGTCACCAACGATACGCGCTATGGACTCTGTGCCTCCGTTTGGACGCGGGACTTGCGTACCGCCCTGGTAATGAGCCAGCAGCTTAAAGTGGGGACTGTCTGGGTAAACCAGCACCTCTGCATCGTTTTTGAGGTGCCGTGGGGTGGCGTCAAAGAGAGCGGCTTCGGTAAAGAAAACTCGACGCTCTGTCTTGAAGAATATTCTGTCATTAAACATATCTGGATAGATTTGGTCGGCAATCCGGCCACGCCCTGGCATGATAAAGTTTAA
- a CDS encoding aldehyde dehydrogenase family protein produces the protein MQQFKMWIGGKFVDADSGKTFTTRNPATGEEIARVPLAGKSDVDKAVAAARKAFPAWANKAQAERSDIVTRIAAAIRENADELARLEVMEHGSPAELAAFMLRFAAGNMEFAASIARNMMGEVLPPVYNMGEANQTEPNVVSYLKREPIGVCALITPWNVPSLMIASKIGPCLAAGNTCVVKPPSINSMIGLKWAEILAELDLPPGIVNIITGPGGSVGNALSCHPGVDMISFTGSCETGKDILAAASQTVKRTCMELGGKNPVIILEDADLDYTAEELVRITFQNTSQNCAAPSRLYVQEKVYDTFINKFVACVKKIKVGNGADKNTTMGPLVSEEHRAKVEGYIKSGIEEGAKLVLGGERPASPDLKNGYFLMPTVFKDVTQDMKIAREEIFGPVVGFHKFGTDAQALAWANDSAYGLCASVWTKDLSRGLKLVNKLQVGSTWINQHMNLVTEFPWGGFKESGLGKETGVLGLEGYTQYKLVCLKYT, from the coding sequence ATGCAGCAGTTCAAAATGTGGATTGGCGGCAAGTTCGTGGATGCCGATTCCGGCAAGACCTTCACCACCCGCAACCCCGCCACCGGCGAGGAAATAGCCCGGGTGCCTTTAGCCGGTAAGTCGGACGTGGACAAAGCGGTGGCGGCGGCGCGTAAAGCTTTTCCGGCCTGGGCCAACAAAGCGCAGGCGGAACGTTCTGATATCGTCACCCGTATCGCGGCTGCCATACGGGAAAACGCTGACGAACTAGCCAGGCTGGAGGTAATGGAACACGGCTCTCCGGCGGAACTGGCAGCTTTCATGCTCCGCTTCGCCGCCGGCAATATGGAATTCGCCGCCTCCATCGCCCGGAATATGATGGGGGAAGTCCTCCCGCCGGTCTACAATATGGGTGAAGCCAACCAGACGGAACCGAATGTCGTATCCTATCTCAAACGCGAGCCTATAGGCGTCTGCGCCTTGATTACCCCCTGGAACGTGCCGTCCCTGATGATTGCCTCTAAGATTGGCCCGTGCCTGGCGGCGGGCAATACCTGCGTGGTCAAACCCCCCAGCATCAACTCCATGATTGGTCTTAAATGGGCGGAAATCCTGGCGGAACTGGACCTGCCCCCGGGCATTGTCAACATTATCACCGGGCCGGGCGGCTCCGTGGGCAACGCCCTGTCCTGCCACCCCGGCGTGGACATGATTAGCTTTACCGGCAGCTGTGAGACCGGCAAGGACATCCTGGCCGCCGCCAGCCAGACCGTTAAACGTACCTGCATGGAACTGGGCGGGAAAAATCCGGTTATCATCCTGGAAGATGCCGACCTGGACTACACGGCGGAGGAATTGGTGCGCATAACTTTCCAGAACACCAGCCAGAACTGCGCGGCCCCTTCCCGGCTGTACGTTCAGGAAAAGGTATATGATACGTTTATTAATAAATTCGTCGCCTGTGTAAAAAAGATAAAGGTCGGTAACGGCGCTGATAAAAACACCACTATGGGCCCGCTGGTCAGCGAGGAACACCGGGCTAAAGTGGAAGGCTACATAAAGTCCGGCATCGAAGAAGGCGCCAAACTGGTGCTGGGCGGAGAACGGCCCGCTTCCCCTGACCTGAAAAACGGCTATTTCCTCATGCCCACCGTCTTTAAAGATGTTACCCAGGATATGAAAATCGCCCGAGAAGAGATTTTCGGGCCGGTGGTCGGCTTCCACAAGTTCGGCACCGACGCGCAGGCGCTCGCCTGGGCCAACGATAGCGCTTACGGCCTATGCGCCTCTGTCTGGACGAAAGACCTGTCCCGGGGGCTGAAGCTGGTGAACAAATTACAGGTAGGTTCCACCTGGATTAACCAGCATATGAACCTGGTCACGGAATTTCCCTGGGGCGGTTTTAAGGAGAGCGGCCTGGGTAAAGAAACCGGTGTGCTGGGGCTGGAAGGATACACTCAATACAAGCTCGTTTGCCTGAAATACACCTGA
- a CDS encoding molybdopterin cofactor-binding domain-containing protein — protein sequence MKKVTLTINGKKQTVEVSPETVLIDLLRDDLHLTGTKQSCDRKGQCGACTVIVDGKAVRSCLKKVVDLEGADVISVEGVGTPENPHLIQEAFVLSGAIQCGYCTPGMIMTTKVLLDNNSNPTVADIKKALAHNLCRCTGYKKIIEAVQLAAKFIRKETTPAKVRAALPKKMIGVSHPRPTAMLKACGLAKYSADYYFDNALEIACVHCMIPRGKVKSVDYSVAAKMPGVVGIITEKDIKGTNRVREAVPDKPLLIEDTVRSYGDPIAIVAAKTRAQARAAAAAVKIEFEPLPAYMTVQEAMAPGADKLHDWSPNLISVTPQIHGDAEKALASSKYVVEAQFSTQVNHQAPLEPENTTCYFEGEGDDAELMVLGRSINIHPNAAVVGEAVGWKKTRYIEAFSGGQFGQKSAIITEGLAAAACVHFKCPIRYVPSLAESMFLSPKRHPYFMEVKMGADENGKFTGLWMDMYINKGAYFLLGGLTIHRTLHMLSSAYMIPNVWASCKLIYTNNASGAAARGAGPPQSNFGVESIIDMLADKVGMDKLEFRKFNSLKPGEPRSTGATMDQWEFPEICTIMEPHWERAKKDVAAFNKKNGKTKRGVGLGVHAFGIGGAGDQGHVEVEVNPDDTVTIYAAIADPGEGNDAMLTQVAAHVLGIPMVKIRLDTRDTGKTVGMGPAAGSRMTYIGGGSLQLAVEQLKKAMDEAGSKTYAGLKKAGKATRYIGEKKLKGGAWDPKTGQGDSNESIVHNIQMAEVEVNTETGDVKVLKMTTAVDAGIIINPQAVEGQLEGGMDQGIGFALREEYIHGKTNDWKTFKFPTIEMMPEMEIIFQETPRPNGTLGATGIGEMTMISTAPSITNAIYQACGVRINNLPATPDKIKKGLAALKK from the coding sequence ATGAAAAAAGTTACCCTGACCATCAATGGTAAAAAACAAACGGTTGAAGTCAGTCCGGAAACCGTCCTGATCGACCTGTTGCGGGACGACTTGCATCTTACCGGTACCAAGCAGTCCTGCGACCGCAAGGGCCAGTGTGGTGCCTGCACGGTGATTGTGGACGGCAAAGCTGTACGTTCATGCCTCAAGAAAGTGGTTGATCTTGAAGGCGCGGACGTCATTTCTGTGGAAGGGGTGGGCACCCCGGAAAACCCCCACTTAATCCAGGAAGCTTTCGTCCTCTCCGGCGCCATCCAGTGCGGCTACTGCACCCCCGGCATGATTATGACCACCAAGGTTTTACTGGATAACAACTCCAACCCCACCGTGGCGGATATCAAGAAAGCCCTGGCGCATAACCTGTGCCGCTGCACCGGCTATAAAAAAATTATCGAGGCCGTGCAGTTGGCCGCCAAATTCATCCGCAAAGAGACCACACCGGCCAAAGTCCGGGCGGCTCTGCCCAAGAAGATGATTGGCGTTTCCCACCCCCGCCCCACCGCCATGCTTAAAGCCTGCGGCCTGGCCAAGTATTCCGCGGACTACTACTTCGATAACGCCCTGGAGATTGCCTGCGTCCATTGCATGATACCCCGCGGTAAAGTAAAATCCGTGGATTACAGTGTTGCCGCCAAAATGCCGGGCGTGGTAGGCATTATCACGGAGAAAGATATCAAAGGCACCAACCGCGTGCGTGAAGCCGTGCCGGACAAGCCTTTATTAATCGAGGATACCGTCAGGTCTTACGGCGACCCCATTGCCATTGTTGCCGCCAAGACCCGTGCCCAGGCCCGGGCCGCCGCCGCCGCCGTCAAGATAGAGTTCGAGCCGCTGCCGGCTTACATGACCGTCCAGGAAGCTATGGCTCCCGGCGCGGACAAACTGCATGACTGGTCACCCAACCTGATATCGGTTACCCCGCAAATCCACGGTGACGCCGAGAAAGCCCTGGCTTCCTCCAAGTACGTCGTGGAAGCCCAGTTCTCCACTCAGGTGAACCACCAGGCCCCGCTGGAGCCGGAAAACACCACCTGTTATTTCGAAGGTGAGGGCGATGACGCGGAGCTGATGGTGCTCGGCCGCAGCATTAATATCCATCCCAATGCCGCCGTAGTCGGTGAGGCGGTGGGCTGGAAGAAGACCCGTTATATAGAGGCCTTTTCCGGCGGGCAATTCGGCCAGAAATCCGCCATTATCACGGAGGGTTTAGCGGCGGCTGCCTGTGTGCATTTCAAGTGCCCCATCCGTTACGTCCCCTCCCTGGCGGAGTCCATGTTCCTCAGTCCCAAGCGCCACCCCTATTTCATGGAAGTGAAGATGGGCGCGGACGAAAACGGCAAATTCACCGGCCTGTGGATGGATATGTATATCAATAAAGGCGCTTACTTCTTGTTGGGCGGACTGACCATTCACCGCACCTTGCATATGCTTTCCAGCGCTTACATGATTCCCAACGTCTGGGCCAGCTGTAAGCTAATCTATACCAACAATGCTTCCGGCGCGGCCGCCCGGGGGGCCGGACCGCCGCAGTCCAACTTCGGCGTTGAGTCAATTATCGATATGCTGGCGGATAAAGTGGGCATGGACAAGCTCGAGTTCCGTAAGTTCAACTCCCTGAAGCCGGGCGAGCCCCGTTCCACGGGCGCCACTATGGACCAGTGGGAATTCCCGGAAATCTGTACAATCATGGAACCTCATTGGGAGCGGGCGAAAAAGGACGTGGCCGCTTTCAACAAAAAGAACGGAAAAACAAAGCGGGGCGTCGGACTCGGCGTACATGCCTTCGGCATCGGCGGCGCCGGTGACCAGGGGCACGTGGAAGTTGAAGTCAATCCCGATGACACTGTCACGATTTATGCCGCCATCGCCGACCCAGGTGAAGGCAACGACGCCATGCTAACACAAGTCGCCGCGCATGTCCTGGGTATTCCCATGGTTAAAATCCGCCTGGACACCCGTGATACCGGCAAGACCGTGGGCATGGGCCCCGCCGCCGGTAGCCGCATGACCTACATCGGCGGCGGCTCCCTGCAACTGGCCGTGGAACAGCTTAAGAAAGCCATGGACGAAGCCGGCAGCAAGACCTACGCCGGGCTAAAGAAAGCCGGAAAAGCCACCCGCTACATTGGCGAAAAGAAGCTCAAGGGCGGCGCGTGGGATCCCAAGACCGGCCAGGGTGATTCCAACGAATCTATCGTACACAATATCCAGATGGCGGAAGTGGAAGTTAACACCGAGACCGGGGATGTTAAAGTGCTCAAGATGACCACCGCCGTTGATGCCGGGATTATCATTAATCCGCAGGCGGTAGAGGGCCAGCTGGAAGGCGGTATGGACCAGGGCATCGGTTTTGCTTTAAGGGAAGAATACATCCACGGCAAGACCAACGACTGGAAGACATTCAAATTCCCGACCATTGAAATGATGCCGGAAATGGAGATAATCTTCCAGGAAACTCCCCGACCCAACGGCACGCTGGGTGCCACCGGCATTGGTGAAATGACCATGATTTCCACCGCCCCTTCCATCACCAATGCCATTTACCAAGCCTGCGGCGTCCGCATCAATAACCTGCCGGCTACGCCGGACAAAATAAAGAAAGGACTGGCGGCGCTGAAAAAATAA